One window of the Thermodesulfomicrobium sp. WS genome contains the following:
- a CDS encoding FAD-linked oxidase C-terminal domain-containing protein, translated as MISTSLLSAFQTLLGKENVLDSEADRHSYAYDAAVLEPVVPELVLRPTTSEQLGKTVALCFENDLPITVRGAGTNLSGGTIPTKEKGVVILTNGLNKILEINEQDLYAVVEPGVVTAKFAAEVAKRGLFYPPDPGSQAVSTLGGNVSENAGGLRGLKYGVTKDYVMGVNFWNAQGEYVKSGGKTVKCVTGLNISQLMVGSEGTLGVFDQIILKLVPPPVASKAMLAEFDDIDKASQTVAAIIAAKIVPCTLELLDNATINYVEAFTKAGLPTDAAAILLIEVDGGHQALVEDDAAKVVDICKQEGARRVVLAKDAAEKNKLWEARRNALPALARARPTTVLEDATVPRSQIPAMIRAINKIAEKYRLQIGTFGHAGDGNLHPTILTDRRDKEEFHRVELAVDEIFDVALSLGGTLSGEHGIGLAKAKWLEKETTRATIIYSRTIKKAVDPKYLLNPGKVIGG; from the coding sequence GCCCGTGGTGCCGGAATTGGTGCTGCGCCCGACGACCAGCGAGCAGTTGGGCAAAACCGTGGCCCTGTGCTTCGAGAACGACCTCCCCATCACCGTGCGCGGCGCGGGGACCAACTTGAGCGGCGGCACCATCCCCACCAAGGAAAAGGGCGTGGTCATCCTCACCAACGGCCTCAACAAGATTCTCGAAATCAACGAGCAGGACCTCTATGCGGTGGTGGAGCCTGGCGTGGTCACGGCCAAGTTCGCCGCAGAGGTGGCCAAGCGCGGGCTCTTCTATCCTCCGGACCCAGGGTCCCAGGCCGTGTCCACCTTGGGCGGCAATGTGAGCGAAAACGCCGGCGGCCTGCGCGGCCTCAAATACGGAGTCACCAAAGACTATGTCATGGGCGTCAATTTCTGGAACGCCCAGGGCGAGTACGTCAAATCCGGCGGCAAGACCGTCAAATGCGTCACCGGCCTCAACATCAGTCAGCTCATGGTGGGCTCTGAGGGGACCTTGGGGGTCTTCGACCAGATCATTTTGAAGCTGGTGCCGCCGCCGGTGGCCTCCAAGGCTATGCTGGCGGAGTTCGACGACATCGACAAGGCCTCGCAGACCGTGGCTGCCATCATCGCCGCCAAGATCGTGCCCTGCACCTTGGAGCTGCTCGATAATGCCACCATCAATTACGTGGAGGCCTTCACCAAGGCAGGACTGCCCACCGACGCCGCGGCCATCTTGCTCATTGAGGTGGACGGCGGCCATCAGGCCCTGGTGGAAGACGATGCCGCCAAGGTGGTCGATATCTGCAAGCAAGAAGGTGCCCGCCGGGTGGTGCTGGCCAAGGACGCTGCGGAAAAGAACAAGCTGTGGGAGGCGCGGCGTAACGCCCTGCCGGCCCTGGCCCGCGCCCGTCCCACCACGGTGCTCGAAGACGCCACCGTGCCGCGGAGCCAGATCCCGGCCATGATTCGGGCCATCAACAAGATTGCGGAGAAGTACCGCCTGCAGATCGGTACCTTCGGCCATGCCGGCGACGGCAATCTTCATCCCACCATCCTCACCGACCGGCGGGACAAGGAAGAGTTCCACCGCGTGGAACTGGCCGTGGACGAGATCTTCGACGTGGCCCTGTCCTTGGGCGGCACCTTGTCCGGGGAGCATGGCATCGGCCTGGCCAAGGCCAAGTGGCTCGAAAAGGAGACCACCCGCGCGACCATCATCTATTCGCGCACCATCAAGAAGGCCGTGGATCCCAAGTATCTCCTCAACCCTGGCAAGGTCATCGGAGGCTAG